In Carnobacterium sp. CP1, the following are encoded in one genomic region:
- a CDS encoding ABC transporter ATP-binding protein, which yields MLKRFFSYYRPYKKLFLIDFSCAVLAAVLELAFPIVVNRVIDDLLPSENWALIVTASLSLLFFYVINTALQYVVVFFGHKLGVNIETDMRRELYAHLQGQPFSYYDNKKTGKLMARLTTDLFEISEVAHHGPEDIFITLITLTGAFILMLTIHVKLAIATFIMIPFITIALVFFNKRMTQVNTIIYQNLGEFNAGIEASVSGIREVQAFANEEYEAGRFEKLNQAYRSSKILFYKMMGISSSYNYFLIRLINLFALFFGAFYTIRGEITYGDFVGFILLANIFVRPIEKVNTMIESYPKGIAGFNRFTEELDKKPAIQNKPDAKELQTVKGDIHYQHVSFWYEDSKKVLDNVSLSIKAGETVAFVGPSGAGKTTLCNLLPRFYEINQGEITIDGTDIRDVTMESLRRQIGVVQQDVFLFPGSIRENISYGKLDASETEINAAARLAHLDQVIENMPQGLDTVIGERGVKLSGGQKQRLSIARMFLKNPPILILDEATSALDTETELGIQESLNSLAEGRTTLIIAHRLATIKHATRIVVVNETGIAEEGSHEELMALNGAYRRLYEAQFAN from the coding sequence ATGTTAAAACGTTTTTTTAGTTATTACCGTCCTTATAAAAAATTATTTTTAATTGATTTTTCATGTGCTGTTTTAGCTGCGGTTTTAGAATTAGCTTTTCCGATCGTCGTTAACCGCGTAATTGATGATTTATTGCCTTCAGAAAACTGGGCCTTGATCGTCACTGCATCGCTTTCGCTATTATTCTTTTATGTGATCAACACAGCGTTACAATATGTTGTCGTATTTTTTGGGCATAAATTGGGAGTCAATATTGAAACAGATATGCGTCGAGAGCTGTATGCTCATCTACAAGGACAGCCATTCAGTTACTATGATAATAAAAAAACCGGTAAACTGATGGCTCGTTTAACCACTGATTTATTTGAGATTTCTGAGGTGGCCCACCACGGACCGGAAGATATTTTTATTACTCTTATCACCTTGACCGGTGCTTTTATATTGATGTTGACGATTCATGTCAAATTAGCGATTGCTACCTTTATCATGATTCCTTTCATTACGATTGCATTGGTATTTTTCAATAAAAGAATGACCCAAGTAAATACAATAATTTACCAGAACCTTGGAGAATTCAACGCAGGAATTGAAGCTTCAGTCAGCGGAATTCGTGAAGTCCAAGCTTTTGCTAACGAAGAGTATGAAGCTGGACGTTTCGAAAAACTGAATCAAGCTTATCGCAGTTCAAAAATTTTGTTCTATAAGATGATGGGAATCAGTTCTTCTTATAATTACTTTTTAATTCGTTTGATTAATTTGTTTGCTTTATTCTTTGGTGCATTTTATACCATTCGCGGAGAAATAACGTATGGAGATTTTGTTGGGTTTATTCTATTGGCTAATATTTTTGTGCGTCCTATCGAGAAAGTGAATACGATGATTGAAAGCTATCCAAAAGGAATTGCAGGCTTCAACCGCTTTACTGAAGAATTGGACAAAAAGCCCGCTATTCAAAATAAACCTGATGCTAAAGAGCTGCAGACGGTAAAGGGAGATATCCATTACCAACACGTTTCTTTTTGGTATGAAGATTCTAAAAAGGTACTAGACAATGTCAGCTTGTCTATTAAAGCAGGGGAAACCGTTGCTTTTGTCGGACCAAGCGGAGCCGGAAAAACCACACTTTGCAACTTATTGCCGCGCTTTTATGAAATCAACCAAGGAGAAATCACCATTGACGGAACAGATATCCGTGATGTTACCATGGAGTCTTTGAGAAGACAAATTGGTGTTGTTCAACAAGATGTTTTTTTATTTCCAGGCAGTATCCGCGAAAATATCAGTTATGGCAAATTAGACGCAAGCGAAACAGAAATTAATGCAGCTGCACGGCTGGCACATTTAGATCAAGTAATTGAAAATATGCCGCAGGGCCTAGATACTGTTATCGGGGAACGCGGAGTAAAATTATCAGGTGGGCAGAAACAACGGTTATCTATTGCGCGTATGTTTTTAAAAAATCCTCCTATTTTAATTTTAGATGAAGCTACCTCTGCTTTGGACACCGAAACAGAACTAGGGATTCAAGAGTCTTTAAATTCTTTAGCAGAAGGACGAACGACTTTGATCATTGCTCACCGTCTAGCCACTATTAAACACGCTACGCGCATTGTTGTCGTAAACGAAACAGGAATTGCTGAAGAAGGAAGTCATGAGGAATTAATGGCTTTAAATGGAGCTTATCGACGTTTATATGAAGCACAGTTTGCAAATTAA
- the dnaG gene encoding DNA primase, producing MMIPEETINKVRQATNITDVVSQYVQLKKKGKNLFGFCPFHDERTPSFSVTEEKQIFHCFSCGRGGNVFTFLMEVDGLSFPEAVIKTAEISQIELEESLINDRNTNPQATDSKKELLLKAHEESLELFHHILLNTKIGEQALAYLTDRGLTREVIETFGIGFAPRERTMLHQYLIGKDYQPTLLKESGLFVERDNGELLDRFYNRIIFPIRNQQGKVVAFSGRIFEVDDHEDGPKYLNSPETYLFNKRNVLFNYDKARAAIRREKEVVLFEGFMDVIAAWQAGVQNGVASMGTSLTNEQIHMLDRVTDHVLIAYDSDNAGIEAAKRAADLLSEQTDFDIEILSFSEGMDPDDFIKENGAAAFKELLSHGRTTLFGFKMRYFRRSLNLANESERLGYIEKILTEMLTITSAVEREMYFKQLAAEFDVSLDSLKEQFQKYFYEQRNERAKETKRNTPSSPEIRSTTFPQVQNQRRKIDSTERAEQLLLNRLFHFEEAWIQLKNLPNEFHFVHDDYQMLYILYESFLDHAQSDTSIEAFIDFVKESSLKSKLVEIELLSVSEEMTAREIEDYIDVISRKSILQSQLKEKQEAMTEASRRGDQAQLRTLMIEVVNLSRSLKNS from the coding sequence ATGATGATTCCGGAAGAAACCATCAATAAAGTTAGACAAGCAACAAATATTACGGATGTTGTCAGTCAATATGTACAACTTAAAAAGAAAGGTAAGAATCTATTTGGTTTTTGTCCTTTTCATGATGAGCGAACTCCGTCGTTTTCTGTGACAGAAGAAAAACAAATTTTTCATTGTTTTAGCTGTGGTCGTGGTGGAAATGTTTTTACATTTTTAATGGAAGTGGATGGGTTAAGTTTTCCAGAAGCTGTGATTAAAACTGCTGAAATCAGCCAAATCGAGTTAGAGGAATCACTCATCAATGATCGGAACACAAATCCACAAGCAACAGATTCAAAAAAAGAGCTCCTTTTAAAAGCTCATGAAGAAAGTCTAGAACTGTTTCATCATATCCTGCTCAACACAAAAATCGGCGAGCAAGCTTTAGCCTACTTAACCGATAGAGGGTTGACACGAGAAGTCATTGAAACATTTGGTATTGGTTTTGCACCGCGGGAACGAACTATGTTGCACCAATACTTAATTGGAAAAGATTATCAACCGACTCTATTAAAAGAATCGGGATTATTTGTTGAAAGAGATAACGGCGAATTATTGGATCGCTTTTACAATCGAATTATTTTCCCTATTCGCAATCAACAAGGAAAAGTCGTAGCTTTTTCTGGTCGTATCTTTGAAGTAGACGATCATGAAGACGGCCCTAAATATTTAAACAGTCCAGAAACTTATTTATTTAATAAACGTAATGTGTTGTTTAATTATGATAAAGCCCGAGCTGCTATTCGTCGCGAAAAAGAAGTCGTTTTGTTTGAAGGTTTTATGGACGTTATTGCGGCTTGGCAAGCTGGAGTTCAAAATGGAGTCGCTTCAATGGGAACAAGCCTGACAAATGAGCAAATCCATATGCTGGATCGGGTTACCGATCATGTGTTGATCGCTTATGACAGTGACAATGCTGGTATTGAGGCCGCAAAACGAGCAGCTGATTTACTTTCTGAACAAACTGATTTCGATATTGAGATCCTATCGTTTTCAGAAGGAATGGATCCGGATGATTTTATTAAAGAAAACGGCGCAGCAGCATTTAAAGAACTGTTATCGCACGGACGTACGACATTGTTTGGCTTTAAAATGAGGTATTTTAGACGATCTTTGAACTTGGCCAATGAAAGTGAACGTTTAGGTTATATTGAGAAGATTTTAACAGAAATGCTAACCATTACTTCAGCAGTTGAGCGAGAAATGTATTTCAAACAATTAGCCGCTGAATTTGATGTGTCGCTGGACTCTTTGAAAGAACAATTCCAAAAATATTTTTACGAACAACGAAATGAACGAGCTAAAGAAACGAAACGGAATACACCTAGTAGTCCTGAAATTCGTTCAACGACATTTCCGCAAGTTCAAAACCAACGGCGTAAAATTGATTCAACGGAACGTGCAGAACAATTATTGTTGAATCGCCTGTTTCATTTTGAAGAAGCTTGGATACAACTCAAAAATTTACCCAATGAATTTCATTTTGTTCATGACGATTACCAAATGCTGTATATTTTGTATGAGAGCTTTTTAGATCATGCCCAAAGTGATACATCTATTGAAGCATTTATTGATTTTGTTAAAGAATCCAGTTTAAAAAGCAAGTTGGTTGAAATCGAACTATTGTCGGTCAGCGAAGAGATGACGGCACGAGAAATCGAGGATTACATTGATGTTATTTCTAGAAAATCTATTTTACAATCTCAGTTAAAAGAGAAGCAGGAAGCGATGACTGAAGCATCCCGAAGAGGCGATCAAGCCCAACTTCGGACATTAATGATTGAAGTCGTAAACTTATCGCGTTCATTAAAAAACAGTTGA
- a CDS encoding DUF488 domain-containing protein, with protein MLRMKRVYEEAEKADHYRILVDRIWPRGLSKEKANLDEWEKEIAPSTELRKAFNHDPKKFDQFKKDYLAELKENHNSDEFVETIRKQLKKGNVTLVYAAKDVEHNQVVVLLEFLASKGIDKAEKKNVKKIEPL; from the coding sequence ATGTTAAGAATGAAGCGTGTGTACGAAGAAGCAGAAAAAGCTGATCATTATCGTATTTTAGTGGATCGCATTTGGCCACGAGGCCTATCAAAAGAAAAAGCCAACTTGGATGAGTGGGAGAAAGAAATTGCACCTTCAACGGAGCTGCGTAAAGCTTTTAATCACGATCCTAAAAAATTCGATCAATTCAAAAAAGATTATTTAGCAGAGTTAAAAGAAAACCATAACAGCGATGAGTTTGTTGAAACGATCAGAAAACAGTTGAAAAAAGGAAACGTCACGTTGGTTTACGCTGCCAAAGATGTTGAGCACAACCAAGTGGTCGTCTTGCTCGAGTTTCTCGCTTCTAAAGGGATCGATAAAGCAGAGAAAAAGAATGTAAAAAAGATTGAACCTCTTTAA
- a CDS encoding transcription repressor NadR, which translates to MEPSDRRNEIVAILKKENTPVSATALAKQLQVSRQIIVGDVALIRASGVTITATPKGYVLHKLSTTEQRYLGQLACAHTAAETQHELYAVVDNGGELIDVVVEHPIYGELTGQLNIASRHDADLFLKSIHKTNANLLSELTAGVHLHTIACKDKQTFMRIKQQLDELGILYQDN; encoded by the coding sequence ATGGAACCATCAGACAGAAGAAATGAAATCGTGGCTATTTTAAAAAAAGAAAATACTCCGGTCAGTGCGACTGCTTTAGCAAAACAATTACAAGTCAGCCGGCAAATTATTGTAGGCGATGTGGCGTTGATCCGCGCTTCAGGAGTGACCATTACAGCAACGCCTAAAGGATACGTTCTGCATAAACTCTCCACAACTGAACAACGCTATTTAGGGCAGCTTGCTTGTGCACATACAGCTGCTGAAACTCAGCATGAACTTTATGCGGTGGTGGATAATGGAGGAGAGCTGATTGATGTCGTTGTCGAACATCCTATTTATGGTGAGTTAACGGGGCAATTAAACATTGCTTCACGTCACGATGCCGATCTATTTTTAAAAAGCATTCATAAGACAAATGCAAATTTATTATCAGAGTTAACAGCAGGTGTTCACTTGCACACAATCGCTTGTAAAGATAAACAAACATTTATGCGGATCAAACAACAACTGGATGAATTAGGTATTTTATATCAAGATAACTAG
- the rpoD gene encoding RNA polymerase sigma factor RpoD yields MAEEKKGLTLSYKDAIKALIKEYKPKGTIHYDELTNQLAVPYTLDADKMDALIQQVEDAGIGVVGDDGGPTVRQMLAKERKEEAEKPEDLTAPPGVKINDPVRMYLKEIGRVNLLTAAEEVMLAKKIEVGDQEAKQRLAEANLRLVVSIAKRYVGRGMQFLDLIQEGNMGLMKAVEKFDYTKGFKFSTYATWWIRQAITRAIADQARTIRIPVHMVETINKLIRIQRQLLQDLGREPTPEEIGAEMDLPTEKVREILKIAQEPVSLETPIGEEDDSHLGDFIEDHDATSPAENAAYELLKEQLEDVLDTLTDREENVLRLRFGLDDGRTRTLEEVGKVFGVTRERIRQIEAKALRKLRHPSRSKQLKDFLE; encoded by the coding sequence ATGGCTGAAGAAAAAAAAGGACTAACATTATCTTATAAAGATGCGATAAAGGCATTAATTAAAGAATATAAACCAAAAGGAACCATTCATTACGATGAATTAACGAATCAATTAGCTGTTCCGTATACATTGGATGCTGACAAAATGGACGCTTTGATCCAACAAGTGGAAGATGCCGGAATTGGCGTAGTAGGAGACGACGGCGGTCCAACAGTGCGTCAGATGCTTGCTAAAGAACGCAAAGAAGAAGCAGAAAAACCAGAAGATTTGACTGCTCCTCCAGGAGTGAAAATCAATGACCCTGTCAGAATGTATTTAAAAGAAATCGGCCGTGTCAATTTACTGACTGCCGCTGAAGAAGTTATGTTAGCTAAAAAAATTGAAGTCGGTGACCAAGAAGCGAAGCAACGGTTGGCAGAAGCTAACTTGCGTTTAGTTGTTAGTATCGCTAAGCGGTATGTTGGTCGGGGTATGCAATTCTTAGATTTAATTCAAGAAGGAAACATGGGACTAATGAAAGCTGTTGAGAAATTCGATTACACTAAAGGATTTAAATTCTCAACCTATGCCACTTGGTGGATTCGTCAAGCAATCACGCGTGCCATCGCTGACCAAGCGCGTACGATCCGAATTCCAGTACACATGGTGGAAACCATCAATAAATTGATTCGTATCCAACGTCAATTGCTGCAAGATTTAGGCAGAGAACCAACTCCTGAAGAAATTGGAGCAGAAATGGATTTGCCAACTGAAAAAGTTCGTGAAATTCTAAAAATTGCTCAAGAACCTGTTTCTTTAGAAACTCCGATTGGTGAAGAAGATGATTCACATTTGGGCGACTTTATTGAAGACCATGATGCAACAAGTCCTGCAGAAAATGCTGCTTACGAACTATTGAAAGAACAATTAGAAGACGTATTGGACACTTTGACTGATCGTGAAGAAAATGTCTTACGGTTGCGTTTTGGGTTAGATGACGGCCGTACGAGAACATTAGAAGAAGTGGGTAAAGTGTTTGGCGTAACGAGAGAACGGATTCGTCAAATCGAAGCCAAAGCCTTACGTAAATTGCGTCATCCAAGTCGTTCAAAACAATTGAAAGACTTTTTAGAATAA